In a genomic window of Roseiflexus castenholzii DSM 13941:
- a CDS encoding CRTAC1 family protein → MAREAGRGRLRVPVCSPRLGALLWCMVAALMAGCSAAPDDPAAASPAPRVAPVRVEVVPLRDSDAPCGLFIAHDLPHTTRSATRIPALYESNGAGLAIGDLDGDGDQDIVLANLAGANTLLWNEGDLRFRAEPLGEGRVRGLTMVDVDGDGWLDIVGTRQFEKPVWWRNTGVDGAGRFEERALPDVHNWFYAHTWADLDGDGDLDLIAASYDTEIQKQQGLIFQYRGGGVGVFVYERRGAAYVAHRLTDQADALAIALPDLNGDGRRDIWVANDFNRPDGAWLQGGGIGEWTPFALPERISENPMSLDVGDVDNDGTSELFAADMKPVRKDEATMARWLPAMRRLTKPLTSADPQYAENMLLVRGADGRWRNEAYERRIDATGWSWSGVFGDLDRDGWLDLYVVNGMIAAGLLDYLPGSELVEENVVLRNTGNGRFTMAPEWGLGVSRSGRGMGMADLDGDGDLDIVVNNLMTPAQLFENRLCGGASLLVDLRMPGSANTHAPGAELSLKTSAGAFYRDVRTTSGYLSGATSQVHFGFPAHATLERLEVRWPDGAVSVIESPPRRHRLLIVRP, encoded by the coding sequence ATGGCGCGTGAAGCAGGCAGGGGACGCCTGCGTGTGCCTGTGTGCAGTCCACGGTTGGGTGCGCTGTTGTGGTGCATGGTCGCGGCGCTGATGGCAGGATGCTCTGCGGCGCCGGATGATCCTGCCGCAGCATCCCCTGCGCCGCGCGTCGCGCCTGTGCGAGTCGAAGTCGTGCCGTTGCGCGACTCCGATGCGCCATGTGGTTTGTTCATCGCGCATGATCTGCCGCATACGACCCGCAGCGCCACGCGCATCCCAGCCCTCTATGAGAGCAATGGCGCCGGGCTTGCCATCGGCGACCTCGATGGCGACGGCGATCAGGATATTGTGCTGGCGAACCTGGCAGGTGCGAACACGCTGCTCTGGAATGAGGGCGACCTCCGTTTTCGCGCCGAGCCGCTTGGTGAGGGGCGTGTCCGTGGGTTGACGATGGTCGATGTCGATGGCGATGGATGGCTCGATATCGTCGGAACCCGTCAGTTCGAGAAGCCGGTCTGGTGGCGCAACACGGGTGTGGATGGCGCCGGACGCTTCGAGGAACGGGCGCTTCCCGATGTGCATAACTGGTTCTATGCGCATACCTGGGCGGATCTCGATGGCGATGGCGATCTCGATCTGATCGCCGCTTCGTATGATACGGAAATCCAGAAGCAACAAGGACTGATTTTTCAGTATCGCGGCGGTGGTGTGGGTGTGTTCGTCTACGAACGGCGCGGGGCGGCGTATGTGGCGCATCGTCTGACCGATCAGGCCGATGCGCTGGCGATTGCGCTGCCCGACTTGAATGGCGATGGTCGCCGTGATATTTGGGTCGCCAATGATTTCAACCGTCCAGACGGCGCCTGGTTGCAGGGCGGCGGCATCGGCGAATGGACGCCCTTTGCGCTGCCGGAACGGATCAGCGAAAACCCGATGAGCCTTGACGTGGGTGATGTCGATAACGATGGCACGTCGGAATTGTTTGCCGCCGATATGAAACCGGTGCGCAAAGACGAGGCGACGATGGCGCGCTGGCTTCCTGCGATGCGTCGCCTGACGAAACCGTTGACGAGCGCCGATCCGCAGTATGCCGAGAATATGCTGCTGGTGCGCGGCGCCGATGGACGCTGGCGCAACGAAGCCTACGAGCGCAGGATCGATGCGACTGGTTGGAGTTGGTCTGGTGTTTTCGGCGATCTCGACCGCGATGGGTGGCTCGATCTCTATGTCGTCAATGGGATGATTGCAGCCGGACTGCTCGATTATCTGCCCGGCAGCGAGTTGGTCGAAGAAAATGTTGTTTTGCGCAACACTGGCAACGGGCGCTTCACCATGGCGCCGGAATGGGGGCTTGGCGTCTCGCGCAGCGGGCGTGGCATGGGCATGGCCGATCTCGACGGCGACGGCGATCTGGATATTGTGGTCAATAACCTGATGACTCCGGCGCAACTCTTCGAGAATCGGCTTTGTGGCGGCGCGAGTCTCCTGGTTGATCTGCGGATGCCAGGGAGCGCCAATACCCACGCGCCTGGCGCAGAACTATCGTTGAAAACCAGTGCAGGTGCATTCTACCGTGATGTGCGCACCACCTCCGGGTATCTGTCGGGTGCAACGTCGCAGGTGCATTTTGGTTTTCCTGCCCATGCCACGCTCGAACGGCTCGAGGTGCGCTGGCCCGATGGCGCTGTTTCGGTGATCGAGTCGCCGCCGCGCCGGCATCGGCTCCTGATTGTTCGCCCATGA